A genomic region of Miscanthus floridulus cultivar M001 chromosome 3, ASM1932011v1, whole genome shotgun sequence contains the following coding sequences:
- the LOC136541500 gene encoding PHD finger-like domain-containing protein 5A: protein MAKHHPDLIMCRKQPGIAIGRLCEKCDGKCVICDSYVRPCTLVRVCDECNYGSFQGRCVICGGVGISDAYYCKECTQQEKDRDGCPKIVNLGSAKTDLFYERKKYGFKKR from the coding sequence ATGGCGAAGCACCACCCTGACCTGATCATGTGCCGGAAGCAGCCTGGCATCGCCATCGGGCGGCTGTGTGAGAAGTGCGACGGCAAGTGCGTCATCTGCGACTCATACGTGCGACCGTGCACACTTGTCCGTGTCTGCGACGAGTGCAACTACGGGTCGTTCCAGGGGCGGTGCGTCATCTGTGGTGGCGTGGGCATCTCGGACGCCTACTACTGCAAGGAGTGCACGCAGCAGGAGAAGGACCGGGATGGGTGCCCCAAGATCGTGAACCTCGGTAGCGCCAAGACCGACCTCTTCTACGAGCGCAAGAAGTATGGGTTCAAGAAGAGGTGA